One genomic segment of Rivularia sp. PCC 7116 includes these proteins:
- a CDS encoding serine/threonine-protein kinase, with product MKLLHQPEEVIYQKYRIVDTLGQGGVGITYLAQDIENGKNLALKVLSLRRMTDWKKIELFERESQILSQLSHPAIPCYLDYFKIETDNDNSFYIAQQLAPGKSLAELVENGYSFHESEIRYIAIQVLDILIYLHSFSPPVIHRDIKPQNIIRGDNSKIFLVDFGAVADTYHNTVTGGSTVVGTFGYMAPEQFRGKAFPSTDLYGLGTTLLYLLTKKCPSDLPQKHLKIDFRSQIKVSPKFADWLDKILEPIVEDRFPDAGSALAVLQEKESLHNYLNQKPHRPKDTPISLRKNDEKLQIEIPAGKFRSNFRIISIMLCLPVNALLLLILTAGVQYKNNNEIQYSLLLLCFIAFSVWGYLIYSVFVLTKFNDFIISPLSRIQLTILKENNCYIFSCTKWLLPWRYQKFISKINQPRFKTTLHSIGCNLTPKEYRWIKTEINNFINNNIPNTDIEPQNIIRSDDNKVF from the coding sequence ATGAAATTACTGCATCAACCAGAAGAAGTTATTTATCAAAAATATCGTATTGTAGATACTTTAGGACAAGGTGGAGTAGGAATTACTTATCTTGCTCAAGATATAGAAAATGGAAAAAATTTAGCTTTAAAAGTTTTATCCCTACGTCGGATGACTGATTGGAAGAAGATAGAACTCTTTGAAAGAGAAAGTCAAATCCTCTCTCAGCTAAGTCATCCGGCAATACCTTGCTATTTAGACTATTTTAAAATAGAAACAGATAACGATAATTCATTTTATATTGCTCAACAACTAGCACCAGGAAAATCTCTTGCAGAACTTGTAGAAAATGGTTATTCTTTTCATGAATCAGAAATTCGATATATAGCTATTCAAGTTTTAGATATATTAATCTATTTACATTCATTTTCACCACCAGTTATTCATCGAGATATCAAACCCCAAAATATAATTCGCGGCGATAATAGCAAAATTTTCCTAGTAGATTTTGGTGCTGTAGCCGATACCTACCACAACACAGTTACTGGTGGAAGTACAGTAGTAGGAACATTCGGTTATATGGCTCCCGAACAATTTCGCGGTAAAGCTTTTCCATCTACAGATTTATATGGTTTGGGAACAACTTTACTGTATTTATTAACTAAAAAATGTCCGTCAGATTTACCACAAAAGCATTTAAAAATAGATTTTCGTTCTCAAATTAAAGTATCTCCAAAATTTGCAGATTGGTTAGATAAAATACTCGAACCTATTGTAGAAGATAGATTCCCCGATGCTGGATCTGCATTAGCTGTATTGCAAGAAAAAGAATCGCTTCACAACTATCTTAATCAAAAACCGCACAGACCAAAAGATACTCCTATCAGCCTGCGAAAGAATGATGAGAAATTACAGATAGAGATTCCAGCAGGAAAGTTTCGTAGTAATTTTAGGATAATTTCTATAATGCTTTGCTTGCCAGTCAATGCATTGTTATTACTAATATTAACAGCAGGAGTTCAATATAAAAATAACAATGAAATTCAATACAGTCTATTGTTATTGTGTTTCATAGCATTTAGTGTATGGGGATATTTGATATATTCAGTTTTTGTATTAACCAAATTTAATGATTTTATTATTAGTCCTTTATCACGCATCCAATTAACTATTTTAAAAGAAAACAATTGCTATATATTTAGTTGTACAAAATGGTTATTACCTTGGCGCTATCAAAAATTTATTTCCAAAATAAATCAACCAAGATTTAAAACAACATTGCATTCAATCGGATGTAATTTAACCCCAAAAGAATACAGATGGATAAAAACGGAAATTAATAATTTTATTAACAACAACATTCCTAATACAGATATCGAACCACAAAATATTATTCGCAGCGATGATAACAAAGTTTTTTAG
- a CDS encoding DUF2237 family protein, producing the protein MSDAKNVLGEKLEVCCTSPMTGYYRNGVCDTGAGDFGVHTVCAEMTEEFLTYTKSMGNDLSTPRPMYEFPGLKPGDKWCLCASRWKQAMDDGVAPKVDLAATHASTLEHVSLNDLKEHAGDYD; encoded by the coding sequence ATGTCTGACGCAAAAAATGTCCTTGGTGAAAAGCTTGAAGTTTGCTGTACTTCTCCGATGACTGGGTATTATCGTAATGGTGTTTGCGATACCGGAGCGGGTGATTTCGGAGTACACACTGTTTGTGCCGAGATGACGGAAGAGTTTCTCACCTATACCAAGTCTATGGGAAATGATTTGAGTACGCCAAGACCAATGTATGAGTTTCCAGGTTTGAAACCTGGGGATAAATGGTGTTTGTGTGCTTCTCGTTGGAAGCAAGCGATGGATGATGGAGTTGCTCCGAAAGTAGATTTAGCGGCTACTCATGCATCTACATTAGAGCATGTATCTTTGAATGACTTGAAGGAACACGCTGGGGATTACGATTAA